From the Solibacillus sp. FSL R5-0449 genome, one window contains:
- the dnaA gene encoding chromosomal replication initiator protein DnaA: MEHLENLWNAVLAQAEQKISKPSFDTWLKSTKLLAHSGTKVTISAPNSFARDWLEQYYIHMITGILNELTGEDLVINFVVQKDQAADDFELPPPITQAKSSEHHDITPGMLNPKYTFDTFVIGSGNRFAHAASLAVAEAPAKAYNPFFIYGGVGLGKTHLMHAIGHYVKEHNPTANVVYLSSEKFTNEFINSIRDNKTIDFRNKYRNVDVLLIDDIQFLAGKESTQEEFFHTFNTLHEESKQIVISSDRPPKEIPTLEDRLRSRFEWGLITDIAPPDLETRIAILRKKAKADGLDIPNEVMLYIANQVDTNIRELEGALIRVVAYSSLVNMDVSPELAAEALKDIMPNSKPRMISILDIQTATGEHFNIRLEDFSAKRRTKSIAFPRQVAMYLSRELTDFSLPKIGEEFGGRDHTTVIHAHEKISSLLKTDQQLQQDIKQIRSMLGK; this comes from the coding sequence TTGGAACATTTAGAAAACCTATGGAATGCCGTCCTTGCCCAAGCTGAACAGAAAATCTCGAAACCGAGCTTTGATACTTGGCTGAAATCAACAAAACTTCTTGCACATAGTGGCACAAAGGTGACGATTTCCGCGCCTAACTCTTTTGCCCGCGATTGGCTTGAACAATACTACATCCATATGATTACAGGAATACTAAACGAGTTAACAGGAGAGGATTTAGTCATTAATTTCGTGGTCCAGAAAGATCAGGCCGCTGATGACTTTGAATTACCGCCCCCAATTACTCAAGCAAAATCAAGTGAACACCATGACATTACCCCAGGTATGCTCAATCCAAAGTACACATTTGATACATTCGTTATTGGTTCCGGTAACCGTTTTGCCCATGCAGCGAGCTTAGCTGTAGCGGAAGCACCTGCAAAAGCTTACAACCCTTTCTTTATTTACGGGGGGGTAGGATTAGGCAAAACTCACTTAATGCACGCAATTGGACATTACGTAAAAGAACACAATCCGACAGCAAATGTCGTTTATTTATCATCTGAAAAGTTCACAAATGAGTTCATTAACTCAATTCGTGATAATAAGACAATCGATTTTCGAAATAAATACCGAAATGTTGATGTACTGCTAATAGATGATATTCAATTTTTGGCTGGTAAGGAATCGACACAAGAGGAATTCTTCCATACATTCAATACACTACATGAAGAATCAAAGCAGATTGTCATCTCAAGTGACCGTCCTCCAAAGGAAATACCAACTTTAGAAGATCGTTTGCGTTCGCGCTTTGAATGGGGACTGATTACTGATATTGCACCGCCTGATTTAGAAACGCGTATTGCGATTTTACGTAAAAAAGCAAAAGCAGATGGGCTCGATATTCCAAATGAAGTCATGCTTTATATTGCCAATCAGGTTGATACGAATATTCGTGAACTTGAAGGGGCGCTGATCCGCGTTGTCGCCTATTCATCTTTGGTAAATATGGATGTTTCGCCTGAACTTGCTGCCGAAGCTCTAAAAGATATTATGCCAAACTCAAAACCGCGCATGATTTCCATTTTGGATATTCAAACAGCAACCGGAGAGCATTTTAATATTCGACTGGAAGACTTTTCGGCAAAACGCCGTACAAAATCCATTGCTTTCCCAAGACAAGTTGCAATGTACTTATCTCGTGAATTGACCGACTTTTCTTTGCCGAAAATTGGCGAAGAATTTGGGGGTCGTGATCATACTACGGTAATCCATGCCCATGAAAAGATCTCTTCTTTACTTAAAACAGATCAGCAGCTTCAGCAGGATATTAAACAAATTCGTAGTATGTTAGGTAAATAA